The following is a genomic window from Pseudothermotoga thermarum DSM 5069.
TAGCCAGGTTTTCACCCGTTATGAACAGCGTTGTGCAAGCGGCAAAAAACGGTTGTTTTGTGCTCGGCATTTGCAACGGATTTCAAATCTTAACCGAAGCAGGTCTTCTAAAAGGTGTTCTGCTGAGAAATAAAGATCTTCGTTTCCATTGTCACGACGTTTATTTAAGAGTTGAAAGAAACGACACACCTTTCACGTGTTTGTACAAACAAGGTGAAGTTGTCAGAATGAGTATTGCACACGGCGAAGGAAATTACTATGTGGATGATCTTTCTTCCATCTTGGACAAGGTGGTTTTTAGATACTGCGATAAGTATGGAAGGATAACGCAAGAAGCCAATCCAAACGGCTCGGTTTTGAACATAGCTGGTGTGATCAACGATTCCATGAATGTGTTGGGATTGATGCCGCATCCTGAAAGATGCGCTGAGGAAATTCTAGGATCAACCGATGGTAGGAAACTTTTTGAATCTTTGGCATACTACCTTGAACGGAGGAAGGTAAGGTGTTGAAGTATCGTGAACTTGGTTTAAATGATGAGGAATACAAAAAAATCTGTCAAGATCTTGGAAGAGAACCGAACGACGTGGAACTTGGCATGTATTCTGTCACGTGGTCCGAACACTGCAGTTATAAACATTCAAAACCTCTGTTGAAACTTTTTCCAACCTCAGGTAAACATGTGGTCCAAGGGCCTGGAGAAAATGCGGGAGCTGTGGACATAGGAGATGGGCTGGTTGTCGTTTTCAAAATGGAAAGTCACAACCATCCATCGGCTGTCGAGCCTTTCCAAGGAGCTGCAACAGGAGTTGGAGGAATAGTAAGAGATGTCTTGGCGATGGGAGCTAGGCCAATTGCTTTGCTTGATTCTTTGAGGTTTGGTGATATAAGAAAGCCAAATGTCAAATACCTTTTCAACGGTGTGGTTGGTGGAATATCCTTCTATGGAAACTGTATAGGAGTTCCAACCGTCGCTGGGGAGATATACTTCAACAGTTGTTACGATGACAATCCTTTGGTCAACGTCATGTGCGTCGGAATAGCGCGAAGAGAAGAACTGAAGTTCTCAAGGACTGGTAAAACTGGTGCAAGGGTTCTTTTGGTCGGAGCTTTGACTGGAAGGGATGGAATTCACGGCGCAAGTTTTGCTTCTCAAGAACTCGACGAAGAGTCTCATAGCAAAAGGCCATCGGTTCAAGTTGGAGATCCCTTTATGGAAAAACTTCTCATAGAAGCATGTCTTGAAGCATGCAAAGTCGATGGAGTACTTGCTGTTCAAGATCTTGGAGCAGCAGGTTTGACTTCAGCGTGCTCCGAAGTTGCCGCAAAGTCCAACAAGGGAATAGTAATAGATTTAAGCAAGGTTCCAAGAAGGGAAGCCAATATGAGCACTTACGAAGTGGTTCTTTCCGAATCTCAAGAAAGGATGCTTTTAATCGTTGAAGAAAAAGCTTTGCAAAAGGTAAAGGAAATCTTTGAAAAATGGGATCTTGTGTTTTCCGAAATTGGTTATCTGACAGACGATGGATTTTTCACCGTTTACGAGGGTTCAGAGTTGGTTGCAAGAGTGCCAGTTAAATCTTTGACGGAAGGTGTTCCGATAGTTTACATCGGGCCAAAGGAACGAAGGTTGAACGTTGAAGAACCAAATCCTCCTGAGCCTTTGAACGTTCAAGACATTTTCATAAAGCTTCTTTCAAGTGAAAACATTGCAAGCAAGCGTTTTGTCTTCGAACAGTATGACCATAGGGTGGGAATAAACACCGTTGTTCTTCCAGGTGGAGATGCTGCTGTTTTGAGAATAAAGGGTACGAACAAAGGTATAGCCGTCAGCGTTGATTGTAATTCTTTGTATTGTTATGTAGATCCATACGAAGGTGGAAAAATAGCCGTTGCAGAAGCTGCAAGGAACGTCGTTGTGACTGGCGCAAAACCTCTAGGAATAACCGATTGTCTTAACTTTGCTAACCCCGACGATCCGGAAGTTTATTGGGAATTGAAAAGATGCATAGAGGGAATGGCCGAAGCAGCAAAGGTGCTTGAAATACCTATAGTCAGTGGAAATGTGAGCCTTTACAACGAAAGTTTGAAAAATCGAATATATCCAACCCCTACCGTTGGAATCGTTGGGTTGATTGAGGATATAAGCAAAAGATGTTCAGCTGATTTTAAAAGCGAGAACGATTTAGTGGTGCTTTTAGGTTTTCACAGCGATCGATTCACTGCTTCGGAATATTTAAGGCTTATTCACAACGTTGAAATTGCACCTAGTCCAACCTTGGATCTAGAGTTTGAAAAAAGGCTTCAGAAAGTTTGTTTGCTGGCTATTAAAGAGGGATTGCTAAGTTCTGCGCACGACGTTTCTGAAGGTGGTTTAGCGATAGCACTTGCAGAAAGTAGTATCCTTGGCGGCTTTGGGGTGGAGTGCGATTTGTTCACCAACGTAAGAAAAGACGTAGTTTTATTCAGTGAGACTCAATCTAGGATTGTTGTAAGTTTACCAGAGAAGAACTTTGAAAGGTTGAAAAAACTTTGTGAGACTTTCAAGGTACCTTGCACAATTTTAGGAAAGATCAAAGGTGAAAGGTTTGTCATAAAAATCAACGGAAATAAGGTCATAGACGTTCCTTTAGACGAAATCATAGATCTTTACATGAATTCCCTTGAGAGGAAGTTAAATTATGAAGCTTAAGGAAGCCTGCGGTGTATTTGGAATATATTCTTTTGACTTTGATCGGGACATTGCCCGTACGGTTTACTACGCTCTGTTTGCGCTGCAGCACCGTGGACAAGAAAGTGCGGGCATAGCGGTGAGCAATGGGAAAAGCATTAAGTGTCATAAAGGTCTTGGATTAGCTTTTGAAGTTTTTAAGGAGGAAGATTTGGTAAAACTATCAGGAAAGATTGCCATAGGTCACGTTAGATATTCAACAACTGGTTCCAACACCTTCGCCAACGCCCAGCCTATAGTCGTTCAATGTATAGCTGGGGAACTTGCAATTGCCCACAACGGAAACATAGTCAACGCAGATGAAATAAGGTATGAGCTAGAGGAAAAGGGAGTCTTTTTCCAAACGACAACTGACAGCGAAGTGATTGCGGCGATATTGTCACAAGGTTATTCAAAATCTTTAGAGCAAAGAATCAAAGATAGTTTTACCCTGCTGAAAGGCGCGTATTCTTTGGTGATAATGACAAACGACAAACTGATAGCCGTCAGAGATCCAAATGGTTTTAGGCCGCTTTGCTTGGGTAAATACAACAATTCATACGTTGTTGCTTCAGAAAGCATAGCACTCGATTCAATCGGGGCTCAGTTTTTAAGGGACATCGAACCTGGGGAAATCTTGGTTATAGACAGTGCTGGTTTGAGATCCGAAAAACTTCCAACTACCTCGAGAAAATCTTTGTGTGTTTTCGAATACGTGTATTTTGCAAGACCAGACAGCGTGATAGAAGGAATAAGTGTTTACATGGCTCGCTACAGAATGGGAGTTGAGTTGGCAAAAGAGTACCCCGTTGAAGCAGATCTTGTTGTTGGCGTACCAGATTCCGGGACAGTTGCTGCAATTGGTTATTCGGATTATTCGAAAATACCAAACGGATTAGGTTTGATCAAAAACAGATACATTGCAAGAACCTTCATTCAACCATCCCAAAAAATGAGAAGTCTCGGCGTAAAACTCAAGCTAAGTCCGCTTAGAGAAATTGTAAAAGATCGCAGAATTGTTTTGGTCGACGATTCGATAGTTCGAGGCACGACCATGCATCAGATTGTCAAAATGTTGAAAGATGCTGGCGCAAGAGAAGTTCACGTTCGAATAAGTTCCCCACCGGTTAGGTACAGTTGTTATTTTGGAATCGATACACCAACCAGAAAAGAATTAGTGGCTTCTCAGATGAGTGTAGAGGAAATAAGAAAACTGATTGAAGCAGAGTCTTTGGGTTATCTTTCCATCGAAGGTTTGGTGAAGGCAGTTGGATTGAATGAAGGACAACTTTGCCTTGCTTGTTTCAACGGCAATTATCCGTTGGACGTGCCAAAAGAGGGTAGAAAGTATCTTTTTGAAAAGCGTTGAAGGGGTGATTGTAATTGAGAACCTACAAAGAAGCCGGTGTTGATATCGATGCGGCTGATAGGGCTGTGGAGATGATAAAAGAGCTTGCAAAGAAAACCTTTGACAAAAACGTAATAGGTGAAATAGGAAGTTTTGCGGGATTTTATAAACTTCGAGGTTACAAAAATCCAGTACTTGTTTCCGGTGCAGATGGAGTTGGAACCAAGCTCAAAATAGCCTTCATGTTGGACAAACACGATACGGTTGGCATAGACTGTGTGGCGATGTGCGTCAACGATGTGCTTGTTCACGGTGCATTCCCGCTGTTTTTCTTAGACTACATAGCCACAGGAAAGTTGGTTCCTGAAAAAATAGCACAAATTGTGAAAGGCATAGTCGATGGATGCATGGAAGCCGAGTGTGTTCTAATCGGCGGTGAGACGGCACAAATGCCGGATTTTTATAAGGAAGACGAGTACGATTTAGCAGGTTTTGCAGTAGGTGTGGTGGAAGAGGAAATGTTGATAGACGGCTCAAAAATAAAAGAAAAAGATGTAGTCATTGGCATAGCCTCAAGTGGTCTTCACAGCAACGGATTTTCCCTCGCAAGAAAGGTTTTGCTTGGTAAGTACAAAATCGATGAATATTTTGAAGAACTTGGGAAAACACTGGGTGAAGAGTTGCTGACCCCAACAAAGATTTACGTGAAAGTCATCAAACAGCTTGATCTAAATAAAATAAACGGCATGGCTCACATAACTGGCGGAGGACTTTTGGAAAACCTTCCAAGAATTTTGTCAAAAGGTTTGCAAATAATCATAAGGAAAGATTCTTGGGAATGTCCACCTATTTTCAAATTGATTCAAAAAACTGGGCAAATTGAAGAATGTGAAATGTTTAGGACCTTCAACATGGGGATTGGTTTTACGATCGTGGTTAGACCAGAAGACGCCGATGACTTTGTCAGAAGAATAAACGCGCTTGGACATCGTGCCTTTATCATAGGGGAAGTTCAAAAGGGCGAAAGAGGTGTTGTGATTGAGTAAACCGCTTTGCCTTGGAGTACTTGTCTCAGGTCAAGGTACAAACCTTCAAGCCATCATCGACGCATGTGAAAGGAAGGAGATCAATGCCTACGTTGGAGTAGTCATAAGCAACAAACCGAACGCCTACGCCCTCCAAAGGGCAAAAAAGCACGGTATACCAAACTATGTGATTTTGAGAAAAGATTATCCAAGCCAGCTTGAATATGAAAAAGCGATGGTTGAAATACTCAAAGCGCATGAGGTCGAGCTTGTTGTGCTCGCTGGTTTTATGAAGATCTTATCGTCGTACTTCATCGAGTGTTTCAGAAACAGGATAATAAACATTCACCCTTCGCTAATACCAGCTTTCTGTGGCAAAGGTTTTTACGGAATGAAAGTTCACGAAGCAGTTATAGAGTACGGCGTAAAGGTCACCGGGGCAACCGTGCACTTTGTGGATGAAAACGTTGACGCTGGCCCCATAATCCTTCAAGAACCAGTTTTTGTCGATCAAAACGATACGCCTGAGACTTTGGCGCAAAAAGTTCACGAAGTTGAACATAAGCTTTTGGTGAAAGCGATAAAGCTTTTGAGTGAAAACAAAGTAGAGATAGTTGGAAGAAGAGTGATCATAAAAGAGGGGGAGTGATTTTAAGGTGGTAAAGAGAGCTTTGATCTCAGTTTACGATAAAACAAGCCTTTTGGATTTTGCCAAATTCCTTTTCGAGCAAAACGTTGAGATAATCAGCTCCGGTGGAACGGCGAGGTTCTTGAAGGAAAATGGTATACCTGTGAAAACCGTTGAAGAGATAACCGGCTTTCCGGAAATTTTGGAAGGAAGGGTTAAAACACTTCATCCCAAAATCCATGGGGCCATTTTGGCTGACAGATCAAAGCCGCTTCATCTTCAACAGCTTGAACAATTAGGTATAGAAACGATAGACATGGTTGTTGTCAACCTTTATCCTTTCGAAAAAATGTACATCGCAAATGCTTCAGACGAAGAAATGATTGAGAACATAGACATAGGTGGTCCAACTTTAATTAGAGCTGCGGCGAAAAATTACAAAAACGTAGCTATCGTTTGTGATCCAAAGGACTATCCAATCGTTGTTGATGAAATCAAGCAATACGGTGAAGTGAGACTTGAAACGAGGTTAAAACTTGCCCAAAAAGCTTTCGAATTGACTTCTTATTACGATTCAATCGTGGCTAGGTACTTCCGAGATAAAACAAAAGAAATTTTCCCAGAGTTTTTAACGCTGGGCTTCAAACTTCACCAAACCTTAAGGTATGGTGAAAATCCACATCAAATGGCGGCTGCTTACGTCGATCTCAGGTATGAAGGAACGATAATGGATACCACACAGCTTTGGGGTAAAGAACTTTCTTTCAACAACATAGCCGATGCAGATGCGGCTTTGAGTATCGTTAAAGAATTCACCCAGCCCTGCGCGGTGGGTGTAAAGCATACCAATCCGTGTGGTGTGGCATGCGGGGAAACTTTGTTGGAGGCTTTTGAAAAGATGTACGAAGCTGATCCAATATCCATCTTTGGTGGTATAGTGGCTTTAAACAGAACAGTTGACGAAAAAACGGCCGAAAAGATGTCTCAGATCTTTCTTGAGGTTGTAATAGCACCGGATTACGATCCGAAAGCTTTGGAAATTTTGATGAAAAAGAAAAATTTGAGAATACTTAAAGTGAAAATCGATAGATTGAACCAAAATGAGCTTGATTTAAGAAAAGTCTCGGGTGGACTACTTGTTCAAACACCAGATTCAACAGATTACAACGAACTGAGGTGTGTGACGAAAAGAGAACCAACGCCACAAGAATTGGAAGATCTTCTCTTCGCATGGAAGGTCGTCAAACACGTGAAATCAAACGCCATCGTCTTGGCAAAGAATCTTGCCACAGTTGGAATAGGAGCTGGGCAGGTCAACAGACTCTGGCCAACTGAACACTGTGTGAGAATAGCAGGTCCAAAGGCAAACGGCGCGGTTTTGGCTTCCGACGCCTTCTTTCCATTTCCAGATGCCGTCGAAGTTGCGGCGAAAGCAGGAGTTACCGCGATAATCCAACCGGGTGGATCGATTCGAGATGAAGAAGTTATCAAAGTGGCAAATGAATACAACATCGCCATGATTTTCACCGGAACAAGGCATTTTAAACACTGAGGTTGGTGATGATCGATGAAAATTTTGGTCGTTGGCAGCGGTGGAAGGGAACATGCAATCGCTTGGAAGATATTGAATGACAATCCAAACTTTGAGCTTTACTGTATAGGAACTAACGCTGGTATAAGTGAAATAGCAAAATGTGTTGAGCTAAAGACCATCGAAGAAATAGCTGATTTCGCACAGCAGTCTAAGATAGATTTCACGGTGGTTGGACCTGAAGCTTTTCTTGCCCAAGGTATTGTCGATGAATTTTCAAAGAGAGGCCTAAAGATTTTTGGACCTAACAAGAAAGCAGCTCAGCTTGAATCCAGCAAGGTATTTGCCAAACAATTTATGTTGAAATACGGTATTCCAACGGCGGATTTTGCGGTTTTCGATGACCCAAACGAAGCAACAAGATTTGTGGAAAAGAAAGATGAACCTTTGGTAATCAAAGCCGATGGACTTGCCGCTGGGAAGGGAACTTTTGTTGCAAAAACAAAACAAGAAGCTTTAAACGCCATAGATTTGTTGATGAGAAAGAAAATCTTTAAAGAAGCTGGCGCGAAGATTGTGGTGGAAAAATTTCTCGAAGGCAAAGAAGTTTCAGCTTTGGCTTTTTGTGATGGTCAAACTGTTGTACCTATGCCAGGTTGTATGGATTACAAACGTGCTTACGACAACGATCAAGGACCAAACACTGGTGGAATGGGTTGTGTTTCTCCTGTCTCACATTATGACAAGCAGATGCAGCATATGACCTATAAACTTGTCTTTGAAAGAACGTTGGAAGGTCTGCAAAAAGAGGGTATAGACTATCGCGGAGTCATTTACGCAGGTTTGATGATAACAAAGCAGGGTCCTTTTGTTTTGGAGTACAACTGTCGATTCGGTGATCCAGAAACTCAAGTTTTGATGTTGCTTTTGAAGTCAAACCTTCTTGAAATCCTTCAAGCCACCGTTGAAAGACAGCTTTCAAGGATGAAAGTAGATTGGTTCGGTAAAGCGGGCATTTGTGTTGTCTTGGCCAGCGGGGGTTATCCTGAAAACTACGAAATAGGGTACGAAATAAAAGGTTTAGAAGAGTGTAAAGCGATAGTATTTCACGCCGGAACAAAAAAGGTTAATGGAAAATGCGTTACCAACGGTGGTAGGGTTTTGAACGTTTGTGCCGTTGGCGAAACCGTTGCTCATGCTCGTGAAATTGTTTATAGAGAGATCAAGAAAATTCACTTTGAAAAAATGCACTACAGAACTGATATTGGTTTGAACGTTTGATTTTCGCAAAGTTTTAATCTTTGTTCGGCGGATAATCGATTTTCTTTCCACAGTGTGGGCAAATAATACCTTCCCTGGATTTCTTTTTCCTTCTAAGCTCTTCAACAAATCCTGCCGCAAGTATTCCAGCCGGCAAAGAGAACAAACCTATTCCAAGCAGGGCAATTACCGCTGCAAGAAAACGGCCAAAAAGCGTGACAGGATACACATCCCCGTAACCAACGGTTGTGAGTGTGACTATAGCCCACCACATGGCTGCCGGTATGCTTGAGAAAGTATCAGGCTGAGCTGCATTTTCGATGCAATACATCGATTTACCTATAGTTTGAAGTGCTTCTGAATATCTTCCCAGCTTCAAAATTCTAAAAATTCTTCAAACCACAGACCTGTTGTATTTTTCATCAACTGTACAGCTCCAAAGTCTTAGAACATATTCAGCCGTGAACACGATCATGGAGAAGACTTCAAACCAGC
Proteins encoded in this region:
- the purM gene encoding phosphoribosylformylglycinamidine cyclo-ligase — encoded protein: MRTYKEAGVDIDAADRAVEMIKELAKKTFDKNVIGEIGSFAGFYKLRGYKNPVLVSGADGVGTKLKIAFMLDKHDTVGIDCVAMCVNDVLVHGAFPLFFLDYIATGKLVPEKIAQIVKGIVDGCMEAECVLIGGETAQMPDFYKEDEYDLAGFAVGVVEEEMLIDGSKIKEKDVVIGIASSGLHSNGFSLARKVLLGKYKIDEYFEELGKTLGEELLTPTKIYVKVIKQLDLNKINGMAHITGGGLLENLPRILSKGLQIIIRKDSWECPPIFKLIQKTGQIEECEMFRTFNMGIGFTIVVRPEDADDFVRRINALGHRAFIIGEVQKGERGVVIE
- the purH gene encoding bifunctional phosphoribosylaminoimidazolecarboxamide formyltransferase/IMP cyclohydrolase → MVKRALISVYDKTSLLDFAKFLFEQNVEIISSGGTARFLKENGIPVKTVEEITGFPEILEGRVKTLHPKIHGAILADRSKPLHLQQLEQLGIETIDMVVVNLYPFEKMYIANASDEEMIENIDIGGPTLIRAAAKNYKNVAIVCDPKDYPIVVDEIKQYGEVRLETRLKLAQKAFELTSYYDSIVARYFRDKTKEIFPEFLTLGFKLHQTLRYGENPHQMAAAYVDLRYEGTIMDTTQLWGKELSFNNIADADAALSIVKEFTQPCAVGVKHTNPCGVACGETLLEAFEKMYEADPISIFGGIVALNRTVDEKTAEKMSQIFLEVVIAPDYDPKALEILMKKKNLRILKVKIDRLNQNELDLRKVSGGLLVQTPDSTDYNELRCVTKREPTPQELEDLLFAWKVVKHVKSNAIVLAKNLATVGIGAGQVNRLWPTEHCVRIAGPKANGAVLASDAFFPFPDAVEVAAKAGVTAIIQPGGSIRDEEVIKVANEYNIAMIFTGTRHFKH
- the purL gene encoding phosphoribosylformylglycinamidine synthase subunit PurL — translated: MLKYRELGLNDEEYKKICQDLGREPNDVELGMYSVTWSEHCSYKHSKPLLKLFPTSGKHVVQGPGENAGAVDIGDGLVVVFKMESHNHPSAVEPFQGAATGVGGIVRDVLAMGARPIALLDSLRFGDIRKPNVKYLFNGVVGGISFYGNCIGVPTVAGEIYFNSCYDDNPLVNVMCVGIARREELKFSRTGKTGARVLLVGALTGRDGIHGASFASQELDEESHSKRPSVQVGDPFMEKLLIEACLEACKVDGVLAVQDLGAAGLTSACSEVAAKSNKGIVIDLSKVPRREANMSTYEVVLSESQERMLLIVEEKALQKVKEIFEKWDLVFSEIGYLTDDGFFTVYEGSELVARVPVKSLTEGVPIVYIGPKERRLNVEEPNPPEPLNVQDIFIKLLSSENIASKRFVFEQYDHRVGINTVVLPGGDAAVLRIKGTNKGIAVSVDCNSLYCYVDPYEGGKIAVAEAARNVVVTGAKPLGITDCLNFANPDDPEVYWELKRCIEGMAEAAKVLEIPIVSGNVSLYNESLKNRIYPTPTVGIVGLIEDISKRCSADFKSENDLVVLLGFHSDRFTASEYLRLIHNVEIAPSPTLDLEFEKRLQKVCLLAIKEGLLSSAHDVSEGGLAIALAESSILGGFGVECDLFTNVRKDVVLFSETQSRIVVSLPEKNFERLKKLCETFKVPCTILGKIKGERFVIKINGNKVIDVPLDEIIDLYMNSLERKLNYEA
- the purQ gene encoding phosphoribosylformylglycinamidine synthase subunit PurQ; translation: MRCAVVVFPGSNCDADAFHVAKYVLGFDTQYVFHKESFHPDDFDLIILPGGFSYGDYLRPGAIARFSPVMNSVVQAAKNGCFVLGICNGFQILTEAGLLKGVLLRNKDLRFHCHDVYLRVERNDTPFTCLYKQGEVVRMSIAHGEGNYYVDDLSSILDKVVFRYCDKYGRITQEANPNGSVLNIAGVINDSMNVLGLMPHPERCAEEILGSTDGRKLFESLAYYLERRKVRC
- the purN gene encoding phosphoribosylglycinamide formyltransferase, producing the protein MSKPLCLGVLVSGQGTNLQAIIDACERKEINAYVGVVISNKPNAYALQRAKKHGIPNYVILRKDYPSQLEYEKAMVEILKAHEVELVVLAGFMKILSSYFIECFRNRIINIHPSLIPAFCGKGFYGMKVHEAVIEYGVKVTGATVHFVDENVDAGPIILQEPVFVDQNDTPETLAQKVHEVEHKLLVKAIKLLSENKVEIVGRRVIIKEGE
- a CDS encoding potassium channel family protein, whose amino-acid sequence is MKLGRYSEALQTIGKSMYCIENAAQPDTFSSIPAAMWWAIVTLTTVGYGDVYPVTLFGRFLAAVIALLGIGLFSLPAGILAAGFVEELRRKKKSREGIICPHCGKKIDYPPNKD
- the purF gene encoding amidophosphoribosyltransferase, which produces MKLKEACGVFGIYSFDFDRDIARTVYYALFALQHRGQESAGIAVSNGKSIKCHKGLGLAFEVFKEEDLVKLSGKIAIGHVRYSTTGSNTFANAQPIVVQCIAGELAIAHNGNIVNADEIRYELEEKGVFFQTTTDSEVIAAILSQGYSKSLEQRIKDSFTLLKGAYSLVIMTNDKLIAVRDPNGFRPLCLGKYNNSYVVASESIALDSIGAQFLRDIEPGEILVIDSAGLRSEKLPTTSRKSLCVFEYVYFARPDSVIEGISVYMARYRMGVELAKEYPVEADLVVGVPDSGTVAAIGYSDYSKIPNGLGLIKNRYIARTFIQPSQKMRSLGVKLKLSPLREIVKDRRIVLVDDSIVRGTTMHQIVKMLKDAGAREVHVRISSPPVRYSCYFGIDTPTRKELVASQMSVEEIRKLIEAESLGYLSIEGLVKAVGLNEGQLCLACFNGNYPLDVPKEGRKYLFEKR
- the purD gene encoding phosphoribosylamine--glycine ligase → MKILVVGSGGREHAIAWKILNDNPNFELYCIGTNAGISEIAKCVELKTIEEIADFAQQSKIDFTVVGPEAFLAQGIVDEFSKRGLKIFGPNKKAAQLESSKVFAKQFMLKYGIPTADFAVFDDPNEATRFVEKKDEPLVIKADGLAAGKGTFVAKTKQEALNAIDLLMRKKIFKEAGAKIVVEKFLEGKEVSALAFCDGQTVVPMPGCMDYKRAYDNDQGPNTGGMGCVSPVSHYDKQMQHMTYKLVFERTLEGLQKEGIDYRGVIYAGLMITKQGPFVLEYNCRFGDPETQVLMLLLKSNLLEILQATVERQLSRMKVDWFGKAGICVVLASGGYPENYEIGYEIKGLEECKAIVFHAGTKKVNGKCVTNGGRVLNVCAVGETVAHAREIVYREIKKIHFEKMHYRTDIGLNV